Proteins co-encoded in one Cydia splendana chromosome 11, ilCydSple1.2, whole genome shotgun sequence genomic window:
- the LOC134794827 gene encoding uncharacterized protein LOC134794827, with product MSVGKIKAFEVASGNWTQYIERLEMYFKANDIKAEVQLPTLIAVMGADAYELLRNLTSPKKPGDLKYSDVVKIMQDHVEPKPSFMAERYRFRLRRQGEEESVAQYLTELKKLSKHCEFDTSLEDNLRDQFTCGLKNDTIKQRLFAEKSLTYSKAVSLALSLEAAERDAATVERPGASESNVARSNMASVNSITPGPRGGNKGNNPNNRQNNGASISNRSNNGFKCAVCGREGHREADCRYRNFTCSKCGCVGHLRRVCPSSGAAGGQGAARGRSSGAGRRGAGAGGRGPRRAFHHVQAAQYETPGADEDNSSDTEFEENLHHLCLSDYRAV from the exons ATGTCGGTTGGGAAGATCAAGGCTTTCGAAGTAGCTTCTGGCAACTGGACTCAGTACATCGAGCGTTTGGAGATGTATTTTAAAGCAAACGACATTAAAGCTGAGGTGCAATTACCAACGTTAATAGCTGTCATGGGCGCGGACGCGTACGAGTTGTTGAGAAATTTAACTAGCCCTAAGAAGCCCGGGGACTTGAAATACTCTGATGTCGTTAAGATTATGCAAGATCATGTGGAACCCAAGCCTTCGTTTATGGCCGAGAGGTACCGTTTCCGGCTGCGGCGTCAGGGCGAGGAGGAATCCGTGGCACAATACCTCACGGAGCTCAAGAAATTGTCGAAACATTGTGAGTTTGATACGTCATTAGAGGACAATCTCCGTGATCAGTTTACGTGTGGATTAAAAAACGACACGATCAAACAACGTCTTTTTGCCGAGAAGAGTTTAACCTATTCAAAAGCGGTAAGCCTTGCGCTATCGTTAGAAGCGGCGGAGAGGGACGCAGCGACTGTAGAACGCCCGGGTGCGAGCGAGAGCAACGTTGCCAGATCAAACATGGCGTCCGTAAATTCGATCACACCGGGACCACGTGGCGGAAATAAAGGCAATAATCCAAATAACCGACAGAATAACGGTGCCAGCATCAGCAATAGGTCGAACAATGGTTTCAAATGTGCAGTTTGTGGACGGGAAGGCCACCGTGAAGCGGATTGCCGCTATAGAAATTTCACGTGCAGCAAGTGTGGGTGCGTGGGGCATCTAAGGCGAGTGTGCCCGTCTTCGGGCGCAGCTGGCGGCCAGGGTGCTGCCAGGGGGCGCAGCTCGGGCGCCGGCAgacgcggcgcgggcgcgggtgGTCGCGGGCCTCGGCGCGCTTTTCACCACGTCCAGGCGGCACAATATGAGACTCCAGGGGCCGACGAGGACAATTCGTCGGACACTGAATTTGAAGAAAATTTGCATCATCTCTGTTTGAGCGACTACAGAGCG GTATAA
- the LOC134795158 gene encoding alpha-(1,3)-fucosyltransferase C-like, translating to MLRSGVIEPVDTSEWATPLVPVLVSAEVLMHYDQNKPLILTTDASSRGISGVLTQPCAGAGAGARPGAGAERPVAYVSRSLNDAEPFTRSYVWWPGVDEAVEAMCRACTVCAAEADAPPRHGPAAWPFPARAWSRVHTDFLGPIDPSALLLPQGRPSEQGSTAREAAPTPGTPPDTPAREVITPGSARHSTPPSPTAGPSSDLQTSPLPPQEPPQPRHIFFVLLCYTFFVFIIYMNWSQQFNSELDEQLIIQKALNNRVLDQSFPNQYTPRIENTARKFDRNGLKYILLWTPKNSYPFSNYGTGRIVFIRNKCEFTNCYVTADRRYFNGDLTKFVAIAFNGRNLKYVKASELPQQRSPHQKYIFFNTESSANQPICNPWWDNFFNWTSTYKLNSDVIYSYIHIRDMNGVHVGPRIDMDWVKDMKKIDDTFKEKLKSKKKAAAWFVSHCITRSKREKYVKSLQKALQPYELTVDIYGRCGTLVCNELEQEKCCATVSSHYYFYLSFENAFAEDYVTEKLLAALNNDAVPIVLGGSNYTRFLPPGSYIDARLHEPESLAHVMADIIANPSKYHEFFRWRNHYKYSEPEQKEDVCNLCSALNDENIVMMESTYPHFRSWWNPDWEERCQDDNWDT from the exons ATGCTGCGCAGCGGAGTCATCGAGCCCGTCGACACTTCCGAGTGGGCCACGCCCCTAGTGCCG GTATTAGTTAGCGCAGAAGTGTTGATGCATTACGATCAAAACAAACCCTTGATTCTTACGACAGATGCGAGTTCGCGCGGCATTTCCGGCGTGTTGACCCAACCCTgtgccggcgccggcgccggcgcgcggCCGGGCGCGGGGGCGGAGCGGCCGGTCGCCTATGTCTCGCGCTCGCTTAACGACGCGGAGC CATTTACAAGGAGTTACGTATGGTGGCCGGGCGTCGATGAGGCCGTGGAGGCCATGTGTCGCGCGTGCACGGTGTGCGCGGCCGAGGCCGACGCTCCGCCCCGGCACGGGCCCGCCGCGTGGCCGTTCCCAGCGAGAGCGTGGTCCAGGGTGCACACGGATTTTTTAGGCCCTATAG ATCCATCAGCTTTACTCTTACCACAGGGCAGACCATCGGAACAAGGGAGCACGGCTAGAGAGGCTGCACCCACTCCAGGGACACCGCCAGACACCCCGGCGCGCGAGGTCATTACACCCGGAAGCGCGCGACACAGTACACCGCCATCACCTACCGCTGGCCCCAGCAGTGACCTCCAAACGTCGCCCTTGCCGCCTCAGGAACCGCCTCAACCCCGCCAT atattttttgtATTGCTATGTTATACTTTCTTTGTATTCATAATATACATGAACTGGTCTCAACAATTCAACTCTGAACTCGATGAACAATTAATAATCCAAAAAGCTTTGAACAATCGCGTTCTGGATCAATCTTTTCCAAACCAATATACCCCTAGAATTGAAAATACTGCTCGTAAATTTGACCGTAATGGCCTAAAGTATATATTGCTTTGGACACCAAAAAACTCTTATCCGTTCAGCAATTATGGAACAGGACGAATCGTATTTATTAGGAACAAGTGTGAGTTTACAAATTGTTATGTGACTGCTGACAGACGATATTTCAATGGAGACCTCACAAAATTCGTCGCCATAGCTTTTAATGGAAGAAACTTGAAATACGTAAAAGCGTCAGAGCTGCCCCAGCAACGATCGCCTCATCAGAAATACATCTTCTTCAACACAGAGTCTTCTGCGAACCAACCCATCTGCAACCCTTGGTGGGACAACTTTTTCAACTGGACATCCACTTACAAGCTGAATTCTGACgtaatatactcgtatattCATATAAGGGATATGAATGGCGTACATGTTGGACCTCGAATAGACATGGACTGGGTTAAAGATATGAAAAAAATTGACGACACGTTCAAAGAGAAGttaaaaagtaagaaaaagGCGGCAGCTTGGTTTGTATCTCACTGCATCACTAGAAGTAAGAGAGAGAAATAtgtgaagtcacttcagaaggCGTTGCAACCTTATGAGTTGACCGTAGACATATACGGAAGATGTGGTACGTTAGTTTGCAATGAGTTGGAGCAAGAGAAGTGTTGTGCTACGGTGTCCTCTCATTATTACTTCTATCTTTCCTTTGAGAATGCCTTCGCGGAGGACTACGTGACAGAGAAGTTGCTGGCCGCGTTGAATAATGACGCAGTGCCGATTGTGCTAGGAGGATCCAATTACACCAG GTTCCTCCCGCCTGGCTCCTACATCGACGCCCGTCTCCACGAGCCAGAATCCCTGGCCCACGTCATGGCGGACATCATAGCCAACCCGAGCAAGTACCACGAGTTCTTCCGATGGCGGAACCACTACAAGTACTCCGAGCCAGAACAAAAAGAGGACGTGTGCAACTTGTGCTCGGCGCTCAATGATGAGAATATAGTGATGATGGAGTCCACGTATCCTCATTTCAGGAGTTGGTGGAATCCGGACTGGGAAGAGAGATGTCAAGATGACAATTGGGACACTTGA
- the LOC134795159 gene encoding alpha-(1,3)-fucosyltransferase C-like — MNWCQRFNTELDEQLIIQEALNNPVPYSSFANQYTPRIENTASKFDRNGLKYILLWTPKIFHPFNYFGTGQIAFIRNKCEFTNCYVTADRGYFKGDITKFIAIAFNGRNLKYVNASELPQQRSTHQKYIFFNAESSTNQPICNPWWDNFFNWTSTYKLNSDVMYSYIYIRDMNGVHVGPRIDMDWVKYMKKIDDTLKEKLKSKNKAAAWFVTHCITRSKREKYVKSLQKALEPYDFTVDIYGSCGTCVCHWYEKEKCWAMVSSNYYFYLSFENSFAEDYVTEKLLTALNNDAVPIVLGGSNYTRFLPPGSYIDARLHEPESLARVMADIIANPSKYHEFFRWRNHYKYSESVQKEDVCNLCSALNDESMVTMESTYPHFRSWWNPNWQERCQDDSWGT; from the exons ATGAACTGGTGTCAACGTTTCAACACAGAACTCGATGAACAATTGATAATTCAAGAAGCTTTGAATAATCCCGTTCCGTATTCATCTTTTGCAAACCAATATACCCCTAGAATTGAAAATACTGCTAGTAAATTTGACCGTAATGGCCTAAAGTATATATTACTTTGGACACCAAAAATCTTTCATCCGTTCAACTATTTTGGAACAGGACAAATCGCATTTATTAGGAACAAGTGTGAGTTTACAAATTGTTATGTGACTGCTGACAGAGGATATTTCAAGGGAGACATCACAAAATTCATCGCCATTGCTTTTAATGGAAGAAACTTGAAGTACGTAAATGCATCAGAGCTGCCCCAGCAAAGATCGACTCATCAGAAATACATCTTCTTCAATGCTGAGTCTTCAACGAACCAACCGATCTGCAACCCTTGGTGGGACAACTTTTTCAACTGGACATCCACTTACAAGCTGAACTCTGATGTGATGTACTCGTATATTTATATAAGGGATATGAATGGCGTACACGTTGGACCTAGAATAGACATGGACTGGGttaaatatatgaaaaaaattgaCGACACGTTAAAAGAGAAGTTAAAAAGTAAGAATAAGGCGGCAGCTTGGTTTGTAACTCACTGCATCACTAGAAGTAAGAGAGAGAAATATGTAAAGTCACTTCAAAAGGCATTGGAACCTTATGACTTCACCGTAGACATATACGGAAGCTGTGGTACGTGCGTTTGCCACTGGTATGAGAAAGAAAAGTGTTGGGCTATGGTGTCCTCTAATTATTACTTCTATCTTTCCTTTGAGAATTCCTTCGCGGAGGACTATGTGACAGAGAAGTTGCTTACCGCGTTGAATAATGACGCAGTGCCGATTGTGCTAGGAGGATCCAACTACACCAG GTTCCTCCCGCCCGGCTCCTACATCGACGCCCGTCTCCACGAGCCAGAGTCCCTGGCCCGCGTCATGGCGGACATCATAGCCAACCCGAGCAAGTACCACGAGTTCTTCCGATGGCGGAACCACTACAAGTACTCCGAGTCAGTACAAAAAGAGGACGTGTGCAACTTGTGCTCGGCGCTCAATGATGAGAGTATGGTAACGATGGAGTCCACGTATCCACATTTCAGGAGTTGGTGGAATCCGAACTGGCAAGAGAGATGTCAAGATGACAGCTGGGGCACTTGA